Proteins from one Mastacembelus armatus chromosome 16, fMasArm1.2, whole genome shotgun sequence genomic window:
- the LOC113136229 gene encoding uncharacterized protein LOC113136229 isoform X2, giving the protein MKSDRKGSVLLSAIVQAQNPVPIQFQANPVLLQTGTEIVFTVLTVPQILFMEWRYKGDILVIWTGGAPTFNPVPQFQGRVTITATQLKIGSAQLRDAGNYTLTVIPLATTGLAENSGSVQLRVFDAVAGVNLVVPSVAVEDGNVSLSCTWTAGTELTVQWSKDGTAITANPRITISRGSLIISPALRGDTGKYTCTVSNPVSAQTATQTLTIYYGPDTPVLTKESSKQCVGGGDVLVGQAVRLTCTSASLPPALFSWQYKGQPVTPSQSDSGMFTLQTFTTNQSGQYACIARNSVTGRTSQQTTALAIVDICLSVGEVVGIVIGSLLLLLIIVLLIIFIIYLIRRRRAQGEDTVVSRKTNLNTRPIPPDPQPNGARELGQGPQPPLYHTSTHMHQPDLLHTALRERHNNPQTLPLNSLHNSDTHQQISRTHTNGLLQNAIQNTNSYPHNGIDNPAFMHSNAQNTNTLPNTQQQNPNILIQAGTAQGTAQPPAVHVSLNTLPPTAEQNSNAQMPTINVNLNSYSTHGQQIQQDSSLPLTNTANNAPQTQQNLMQGEQSNPRGGSGQSYPNGPRMNGHTSHQAQPGLIPTGYTHYNSHNTFQQNANTQTYQQDTEPRNRSDRNSGRRNATPSSTRQQIPWDLLRGTPAYPRGTLQRESFSPDLYSDSTDYTVHPPIREARTLNRSQPQQTTSQSRTPTRQDVPSVDRQTRSRLDDRPLRIPQLEPANHTHSSPRTHRESAQQDIRDLPGSQTALRHEATHSSNPQALPLMSQQAPVGRSVVSREPTTQLGMSAPWGTDTRALADPNHLPQVNMAQQHRGVPIRTSAQGLGRETLPVIHQYRQGGTAPVSYPSAQVNPSNLTQTALKAHTEKTQTFQNRRQQTQAALLHPGAQPIAPAAEARHPPTPPPVIPLTQFQTIPKEHKQHKSPIRGPQPPRPPVNIPVAQRHPRHTLNVKHHHQRPGNGHMHVSAHRHAHAPTHGHPAHFTHQQQQQAHRGRPR; this is encoded by the exons atgaagTCAGACAGAAAAGGCAGCG tcCTTCTGTCTGCCATCGTGCAGGCGCAGAACCCAGTGCCGATCCAGTTCCAGGCAAACCCAGTGTTGCTTCAAACTGGTACAGAGATAGTGTTCACAGTGCTGACCGTGCCTCAGATCCTATTCATGGAATGGCGGTACAAAGGAGACATCCTGGTGATTTGGACTGGAGGAGCGCCAACTTTTAACCCGGTGCCCCAGTTCCAGGGCAGGGTCACAATTACTGCCACCCAGCTTAAAATTGGAAGTGCCCAGCTCCGAGATGCTGGGAACTACACATTGACTGTAATACCCCTCGCTACCACAGGCCTGGCTGAAAACTCCGGATCAGTACAGCTGAGGGTGTTTG ATGCAGTTGCTGGGGTAAATTTGGTTGTTCCCTCGGTGGCAGTGGAAGATGGAAATGTGTCTCTGAGTTGTACATGGACTGCTGGGACAGAGCTTACAGTGCAGTGGAGCAAAGATGGCACAGCCATCACTGCCAACCCCAGGATTACCATCTCACGCGGCTCTCTGATCATCAGCCCAGCTTTGCGGGGTGATACTGGGAAGTACACTTGTACTGTCAGCAACCCTGTGAGCGCCCAAACAGCCACACAGACCCTCACTATCTACT ATGGCCCTGACACCCCTGTACTGACCAAGGAATCCTCAAAACAATGTGTTGGTGGAGGGGATGTGTTGGTGGGACAAGCGGTGCGGCTTACCTGTACATCTGCCTCACTGCCCCCTGCCCTCTTCTCATGGCAATATAAAGGGCAGCCTGTCACGCCCAGCCAGTCGGACAGTGGGATGTTTACCCTTCAGACTTTCACAACCAATCAGAGTGGCCAGTATGCCTGCATAGCCAGAAACAGCGTCACTGGACGCACATCGCAGCAGACGACTGCCTTGGCCATCGTAG ACATATGTCTCAGTGTAGGGGAAGTAGTGGGGATTGTGATTGGaagtttgctgctgctgctaatcaTTGTGCTCCTCatcatattcattatttatctcattCGAAGAAGGAGGG CACAGGGAGAGGATACTGTGGTCTCTCGGAAGACCAATCTAAATACCAGGCCTATA CCTCCAGATCCACAACCTAATGGTGCAAGGGAATTGGGCCAAGGTCCCCAACCCCCCCTTtatcacacaagcacacatatgCACCAACCTGACCTCTTACACACAGCCCTGCGTGAAAGACATAATAACCCACAAACGCTGCCACTGAACAGCCTGCATAACTCTGACACACACCAACAAATTAGTCGAACTCACACAAATGGACTCCTACAAAATGCAATTCAGAACACTAATTCATACCCACACAATGGCATTGACAACCCAGCTTTCATGCACAGTAATGCTCAGAATACAAACACACTgccaaacacacagcagcaaaatcCGAACATTCTCATACAAGCTGGCACTGCCCAAGGCACTGCCCAGCCGCCGGCAGTCCATGTCAGCCTTAACACGCTGCCACCAACTGCTGAGCAAAACAGTAATGCACAAATGCCCACCATTAATGTCAATCTTAACTCGTACTCAACTCATGGGCAACAGATTCAGCAAGACAGCTCATTACCTCTTACCAATACAGCAAATAATGCTCCACAGACCCAACAAAACCTGATGCAAGGAGAGCAGTCAAATCCCAGAGGAGGAAGTGGCCAGTCCTATCCTAATGGCCCCCGAATGAATGGCCACACAAGTCATCAAGCTCAGCCTGGACTTATCCCAACTGGATACACACACTATAACAGTCATAACACTTTTCAACAAAATGCCAATACACAGACCTACCAGCAGGACACAGAGCCGCGTAACAGGTCTGACAGAAATTCAGGAAGACGCAATGCCACCCCAAGCTCTACTCGTCAACAGATCCCATGGGATCTCCTTCGAGGGACACCAGCTTATCCCAGGGGCACACTTCAAAGAGAGTCCTTTTCACCTGACTTGTACTCTGACTCTACAGACTATACTGTTCATCCTCCCATACGAGAAGCAAGAACACTAAATAGATCTCAGCCTCAACAAACCACTTCTCAGAGCAGAACTCCAACCAGACAAGATGTACCATcagtagacagacagacacgaAGTCGTTTGGATGATCGTCCCCTCAGAATACCACAGCTTGAGCCtgcaaaccacacacactcaagtcCCCGCACACACAGGGAAAGTGCTCAGCAAGACATCAGAGATTTGCCTGGTAGCCAGACAGCCCTCAGGCATGAAGCCACACACAGCAGTAACCCCCAGGCACTGCCTCTCATGAGCCAGCAGGCCCCTGTAGGCCGCTCTGTTGTGTCACGAGAACCCACAACACAACTTGGAATGTCTGCACCATGGGGTACTGATACAAGAGCTCTAGCTGATCCTAATCACCTTCCTCAAGTAAACATGGCCCAGCAACATAGGGGAGTACCAATCCGAACATCAGCACAAGGCTTGGGCAGAGAGACACTGCCTGTCATACATCAATATCGCCAAGGAGGGACTGCTCCAGTCTCATACCCTTCTGCCCAGGTGAATCCCAGTAACCTAACCCAGACTGCACTTAAAGCCCACACTGAGAAGACTCAGACATTTCAGAATCGGAGACAACAGACTCAGGCTGCCCTGCTTCACCCTGGAGCACAGCCTATAGCTCCTGCCGCTGAGGCTCGGCACCCACCAACTCCTCCACCTGTGATACCACTCACACAGTTTCAGACCATTCCCAAGGAGCACAAGCAGCACAAATCTCCAATTAGAGGTCCTCAGCCCCCCAGACCTCCAGTTAACATACCAGTGGCTCAGCGACACCCACGGCACACGCTCAATGTGAAGCACCATCATCAACGTCCTGGAAATGGCCATATGCATGTCAGTGCCCACAGACATGCCCATGCCCCCACCCATGGGCACCCTGCTCACTTCACCCACCAACAGCAG CAACAGGCTCACAGAGGGAGACCAAGATGA
- the LOC113136229 gene encoding uncharacterized protein LOC113136229 isoform X1 codes for MRQPLLLTSLSLAVLLSAIVQAQNPVPIQFQANPVLLQTGTEIVFTVLTVPQILFMEWRYKGDILVIWTGGAPTFNPVPQFQGRVTITATQLKIGSAQLRDAGNYTLTVIPLATTGLAENSGSVQLRVFDAVAGVNLVVPSVAVEDGNVSLSCTWTAGTELTVQWSKDGTAITANPRITISRGSLIISPALRGDTGKYTCTVSNPVSAQTATQTLTIYYGPDTPVLTKESSKQCVGGGDVLVGQAVRLTCTSASLPPALFSWQYKGQPVTPSQSDSGMFTLQTFTTNQSGQYACIARNSVTGRTSQQTTALAIVDICLSVGEVVGIVIGSLLLLLIIVLLIIFIIYLIRRRRAQGEDTVVSRKTNLNTRPIPPDPQPNGARELGQGPQPPLYHTSTHMHQPDLLHTALRERHNNPQTLPLNSLHNSDTHQQISRTHTNGLLQNAIQNTNSYPHNGIDNPAFMHSNAQNTNTLPNTQQQNPNILIQAGTAQGTAQPPAVHVSLNTLPPTAEQNSNAQMPTINVNLNSYSTHGQQIQQDSSLPLTNTANNAPQTQQNLMQGEQSNPRGGSGQSYPNGPRMNGHTSHQAQPGLIPTGYTHYNSHNTFQQNANTQTYQQDTEPRNRSDRNSGRRNATPSSTRQQIPWDLLRGTPAYPRGTLQRESFSPDLYSDSTDYTVHPPIREARTLNRSQPQQTTSQSRTPTRQDVPSVDRQTRSRLDDRPLRIPQLEPANHTHSSPRTHRESAQQDIRDLPGSQTALRHEATHSSNPQALPLMSQQAPVGRSVVSREPTTQLGMSAPWGTDTRALADPNHLPQVNMAQQHRGVPIRTSAQGLGRETLPVIHQYRQGGTAPVSYPSAQVNPSNLTQTALKAHTEKTQTFQNRRQQTQAALLHPGAQPIAPAAEARHPPTPPPVIPLTQFQTIPKEHKQHKSPIRGPQPPRPPVNIPVAQRHPRHTLNVKHHHQRPGNGHMHVSAHRHAHAPTHGHPAHFTHQQQQQAHRGRPR; via the exons ATGAGACAACCTTTGCTTCTTACCAGTCTGTCACTGGCAG tcCTTCTGTCTGCCATCGTGCAGGCGCAGAACCCAGTGCCGATCCAGTTCCAGGCAAACCCAGTGTTGCTTCAAACTGGTACAGAGATAGTGTTCACAGTGCTGACCGTGCCTCAGATCCTATTCATGGAATGGCGGTACAAAGGAGACATCCTGGTGATTTGGACTGGAGGAGCGCCAACTTTTAACCCGGTGCCCCAGTTCCAGGGCAGGGTCACAATTACTGCCACCCAGCTTAAAATTGGAAGTGCCCAGCTCCGAGATGCTGGGAACTACACATTGACTGTAATACCCCTCGCTACCACAGGCCTGGCTGAAAACTCCGGATCAGTACAGCTGAGGGTGTTTG ATGCAGTTGCTGGGGTAAATTTGGTTGTTCCCTCGGTGGCAGTGGAAGATGGAAATGTGTCTCTGAGTTGTACATGGACTGCTGGGACAGAGCTTACAGTGCAGTGGAGCAAAGATGGCACAGCCATCACTGCCAACCCCAGGATTACCATCTCACGCGGCTCTCTGATCATCAGCCCAGCTTTGCGGGGTGATACTGGGAAGTACACTTGTACTGTCAGCAACCCTGTGAGCGCCCAAACAGCCACACAGACCCTCACTATCTACT ATGGCCCTGACACCCCTGTACTGACCAAGGAATCCTCAAAACAATGTGTTGGTGGAGGGGATGTGTTGGTGGGACAAGCGGTGCGGCTTACCTGTACATCTGCCTCACTGCCCCCTGCCCTCTTCTCATGGCAATATAAAGGGCAGCCTGTCACGCCCAGCCAGTCGGACAGTGGGATGTTTACCCTTCAGACTTTCACAACCAATCAGAGTGGCCAGTATGCCTGCATAGCCAGAAACAGCGTCACTGGACGCACATCGCAGCAGACGACTGCCTTGGCCATCGTAG ACATATGTCTCAGTGTAGGGGAAGTAGTGGGGATTGTGATTGGaagtttgctgctgctgctaatcaTTGTGCTCCTCatcatattcattatttatctcattCGAAGAAGGAGGG CACAGGGAGAGGATACTGTGGTCTCTCGGAAGACCAATCTAAATACCAGGCCTATA CCTCCAGATCCACAACCTAATGGTGCAAGGGAATTGGGCCAAGGTCCCCAACCCCCCCTTtatcacacaagcacacatatgCACCAACCTGACCTCTTACACACAGCCCTGCGTGAAAGACATAATAACCCACAAACGCTGCCACTGAACAGCCTGCATAACTCTGACACACACCAACAAATTAGTCGAACTCACACAAATGGACTCCTACAAAATGCAATTCAGAACACTAATTCATACCCACACAATGGCATTGACAACCCAGCTTTCATGCACAGTAATGCTCAGAATACAAACACACTgccaaacacacagcagcaaaatcCGAACATTCTCATACAAGCTGGCACTGCCCAAGGCACTGCCCAGCCGCCGGCAGTCCATGTCAGCCTTAACACGCTGCCACCAACTGCTGAGCAAAACAGTAATGCACAAATGCCCACCATTAATGTCAATCTTAACTCGTACTCAACTCATGGGCAACAGATTCAGCAAGACAGCTCATTACCTCTTACCAATACAGCAAATAATGCTCCACAGACCCAACAAAACCTGATGCAAGGAGAGCAGTCAAATCCCAGAGGAGGAAGTGGCCAGTCCTATCCTAATGGCCCCCGAATGAATGGCCACACAAGTCATCAAGCTCAGCCTGGACTTATCCCAACTGGATACACACACTATAACAGTCATAACACTTTTCAACAAAATGCCAATACACAGACCTACCAGCAGGACACAGAGCCGCGTAACAGGTCTGACAGAAATTCAGGAAGACGCAATGCCACCCCAAGCTCTACTCGTCAACAGATCCCATGGGATCTCCTTCGAGGGACACCAGCTTATCCCAGGGGCACACTTCAAAGAGAGTCCTTTTCACCTGACTTGTACTCTGACTCTACAGACTATACTGTTCATCCTCCCATACGAGAAGCAAGAACACTAAATAGATCTCAGCCTCAACAAACCACTTCTCAGAGCAGAACTCCAACCAGACAAGATGTACCATcagtagacagacagacacgaAGTCGTTTGGATGATCGTCCCCTCAGAATACCACAGCTTGAGCCtgcaaaccacacacactcaagtcCCCGCACACACAGGGAAAGTGCTCAGCAAGACATCAGAGATTTGCCTGGTAGCCAGACAGCCCTCAGGCATGAAGCCACACACAGCAGTAACCCCCAGGCACTGCCTCTCATGAGCCAGCAGGCCCCTGTAGGCCGCTCTGTTGTGTCACGAGAACCCACAACACAACTTGGAATGTCTGCACCATGGGGTACTGATACAAGAGCTCTAGCTGATCCTAATCACCTTCCTCAAGTAAACATGGCCCAGCAACATAGGGGAGTACCAATCCGAACATCAGCACAAGGCTTGGGCAGAGAGACACTGCCTGTCATACATCAATATCGCCAAGGAGGGACTGCTCCAGTCTCATACCCTTCTGCCCAGGTGAATCCCAGTAACCTAACCCAGACTGCACTTAAAGCCCACACTGAGAAGACTCAGACATTTCAGAATCGGAGACAACAGACTCAGGCTGCCCTGCTTCACCCTGGAGCACAGCCTATAGCTCCTGCCGCTGAGGCTCGGCACCCACCAACTCCTCCACCTGTGATACCACTCACACAGTTTCAGACCATTCCCAAGGAGCACAAGCAGCACAAATCTCCAATTAGAGGTCCTCAGCCCCCCAGACCTCCAGTTAACATACCAGTGGCTCAGCGACACCCACGGCACACGCTCAATGTGAAGCACCATCATCAACGTCCTGGAAATGGCCATATGCATGTCAGTGCCCACAGACATGCCCATGCCCCCACCCATGGGCACCCTGCTCACTTCACCCACCAACAGCAG CAACAGGCTCACAGAGGGAGACCAAGATGA
- the LOC113136229 gene encoding uncharacterized protein LOC113136229 isoform X3 — protein MRQPLLLTSLSLAVLLSAIVQAQNPVPIQFQANPVLLQTGTEIVFTVLTVPQILFMEWRYKGDILVIWTGGAPTFNPVPQFQGRVTITATQLKIGSAQLRDAGNYTLTVIPLATTGLAENSGSVQLRVFDAVAGVNLVVPSVAVEDGNVSLSCTWTAGTELTVQWSKDGTAITANPRITISRGSLIISPALRGDTGKYTCTVSNPVSAQTATQTLTIYYGPDTPVLTKESSKQCVGGGDVLVGQAVRLTCTSASLPPALFSWQYKGQPVTPSQSDSGMFTLQTFTTNQSGQYACIARNSVTGRTSQQTTALAIVAQGEDTVVSRKTNLNTRPIPPDPQPNGARELGQGPQPPLYHTSTHMHQPDLLHTALRERHNNPQTLPLNSLHNSDTHQQISRTHTNGLLQNAIQNTNSYPHNGIDNPAFMHSNAQNTNTLPNTQQQNPNILIQAGTAQGTAQPPAVHVSLNTLPPTAEQNSNAQMPTINVNLNSYSTHGQQIQQDSSLPLTNTANNAPQTQQNLMQGEQSNPRGGSGQSYPNGPRMNGHTSHQAQPGLIPTGYTHYNSHNTFQQNANTQTYQQDTEPRNRSDRNSGRRNATPSSTRQQIPWDLLRGTPAYPRGTLQRESFSPDLYSDSTDYTVHPPIREARTLNRSQPQQTTSQSRTPTRQDVPSVDRQTRSRLDDRPLRIPQLEPANHTHSSPRTHRESAQQDIRDLPGSQTALRHEATHSSNPQALPLMSQQAPVGRSVVSREPTTQLGMSAPWGTDTRALADPNHLPQVNMAQQHRGVPIRTSAQGLGRETLPVIHQYRQGGTAPVSYPSAQVNPSNLTQTALKAHTEKTQTFQNRRQQTQAALLHPGAQPIAPAAEARHPPTPPPVIPLTQFQTIPKEHKQHKSPIRGPQPPRPPVNIPVAQRHPRHTLNVKHHHQRPGNGHMHVSAHRHAHAPTHGHPAHFTHQQQQQAHRGRPR, from the exons ATGAGACAACCTTTGCTTCTTACCAGTCTGTCACTGGCAG tcCTTCTGTCTGCCATCGTGCAGGCGCAGAACCCAGTGCCGATCCAGTTCCAGGCAAACCCAGTGTTGCTTCAAACTGGTACAGAGATAGTGTTCACAGTGCTGACCGTGCCTCAGATCCTATTCATGGAATGGCGGTACAAAGGAGACATCCTGGTGATTTGGACTGGAGGAGCGCCAACTTTTAACCCGGTGCCCCAGTTCCAGGGCAGGGTCACAATTACTGCCACCCAGCTTAAAATTGGAAGTGCCCAGCTCCGAGATGCTGGGAACTACACATTGACTGTAATACCCCTCGCTACCACAGGCCTGGCTGAAAACTCCGGATCAGTACAGCTGAGGGTGTTTG ATGCAGTTGCTGGGGTAAATTTGGTTGTTCCCTCGGTGGCAGTGGAAGATGGAAATGTGTCTCTGAGTTGTACATGGACTGCTGGGACAGAGCTTACAGTGCAGTGGAGCAAAGATGGCACAGCCATCACTGCCAACCCCAGGATTACCATCTCACGCGGCTCTCTGATCATCAGCCCAGCTTTGCGGGGTGATACTGGGAAGTACACTTGTACTGTCAGCAACCCTGTGAGCGCCCAAACAGCCACACAGACCCTCACTATCTACT ATGGCCCTGACACCCCTGTACTGACCAAGGAATCCTCAAAACAATGTGTTGGTGGAGGGGATGTGTTGGTGGGACAAGCGGTGCGGCTTACCTGTACATCTGCCTCACTGCCCCCTGCCCTCTTCTCATGGCAATATAAAGGGCAGCCTGTCACGCCCAGCCAGTCGGACAGTGGGATGTTTACCCTTCAGACTTTCACAACCAATCAGAGTGGCCAGTATGCCTGCATAGCCAGAAACAGCGTCACTGGACGCACATCGCAGCAGACGACTGCCTTGGCCATCGTAG CACAGGGAGAGGATACTGTGGTCTCTCGGAAGACCAATCTAAATACCAGGCCTATA CCTCCAGATCCACAACCTAATGGTGCAAGGGAATTGGGCCAAGGTCCCCAACCCCCCCTTtatcacacaagcacacatatgCACCAACCTGACCTCTTACACACAGCCCTGCGTGAAAGACATAATAACCCACAAACGCTGCCACTGAACAGCCTGCATAACTCTGACACACACCAACAAATTAGTCGAACTCACACAAATGGACTCCTACAAAATGCAATTCAGAACACTAATTCATACCCACACAATGGCATTGACAACCCAGCTTTCATGCACAGTAATGCTCAGAATACAAACACACTgccaaacacacagcagcaaaatcCGAACATTCTCATACAAGCTGGCACTGCCCAAGGCACTGCCCAGCCGCCGGCAGTCCATGTCAGCCTTAACACGCTGCCACCAACTGCTGAGCAAAACAGTAATGCACAAATGCCCACCATTAATGTCAATCTTAACTCGTACTCAACTCATGGGCAACAGATTCAGCAAGACAGCTCATTACCTCTTACCAATACAGCAAATAATGCTCCACAGACCCAACAAAACCTGATGCAAGGAGAGCAGTCAAATCCCAGAGGAGGAAGTGGCCAGTCCTATCCTAATGGCCCCCGAATGAATGGCCACACAAGTCATCAAGCTCAGCCTGGACTTATCCCAACTGGATACACACACTATAACAGTCATAACACTTTTCAACAAAATGCCAATACACAGACCTACCAGCAGGACACAGAGCCGCGTAACAGGTCTGACAGAAATTCAGGAAGACGCAATGCCACCCCAAGCTCTACTCGTCAACAGATCCCATGGGATCTCCTTCGAGGGACACCAGCTTATCCCAGGGGCACACTTCAAAGAGAGTCCTTTTCACCTGACTTGTACTCTGACTCTACAGACTATACTGTTCATCCTCCCATACGAGAAGCAAGAACACTAAATAGATCTCAGCCTCAACAAACCACTTCTCAGAGCAGAACTCCAACCAGACAAGATGTACCATcagtagacagacagacacgaAGTCGTTTGGATGATCGTCCCCTCAGAATACCACAGCTTGAGCCtgcaaaccacacacactcaagtcCCCGCACACACAGGGAAAGTGCTCAGCAAGACATCAGAGATTTGCCTGGTAGCCAGACAGCCCTCAGGCATGAAGCCACACACAGCAGTAACCCCCAGGCACTGCCTCTCATGAGCCAGCAGGCCCCTGTAGGCCGCTCTGTTGTGTCACGAGAACCCACAACACAACTTGGAATGTCTGCACCATGGGGTACTGATACAAGAGCTCTAGCTGATCCTAATCACCTTCCTCAAGTAAACATGGCCCAGCAACATAGGGGAGTACCAATCCGAACATCAGCACAAGGCTTGGGCAGAGAGACACTGCCTGTCATACATCAATATCGCCAAGGAGGGACTGCTCCAGTCTCATACCCTTCTGCCCAGGTGAATCCCAGTAACCTAACCCAGACTGCACTTAAAGCCCACACTGAGAAGACTCAGACATTTCAGAATCGGAGACAACAGACTCAGGCTGCCCTGCTTCACCCTGGAGCACAGCCTATAGCTCCTGCCGCTGAGGCTCGGCACCCACCAACTCCTCCACCTGTGATACCACTCACACAGTTTCAGACCATTCCCAAGGAGCACAAGCAGCACAAATCTCCAATTAGAGGTCCTCAGCCCCCCAGACCTCCAGTTAACATACCAGTGGCTCAGCGACACCCACGGCACACGCTCAATGTGAAGCACCATCATCAACGTCCTGGAAATGGCCATATGCATGTCAGTGCCCACAGACATGCCCATGCCCCCACCCATGGGCACCCTGCTCACTTCACCCACCAACAGCAG CAACAGGCTCACAGAGGGAGACCAAGATGA